One genomic segment of Flagellimonas marinaquae includes these proteins:
- a CDS encoding TIGR03364 family FAD-dependent oxidoreductase, whose translation MDNKYDAVIVGGGVLGTFHAYNAMEMGLKVCLVEKDAYPKGATTQNFGQVVPSGMNTKWQKFGRESLRIYKDIQSQFDISIRQNGTVYLASNEEEERLLVELRAINSGNDYESKMLTKEQCLEKYPGLRKDYVLSGLYFPQEVIVEPRVMIHKLQKYLMEQKGLDIKFDFPVVSCESDGSWVRVKNTKNEEVQAKKVIICNGADFKNLYPETFASSDLEVSKLQMMQTKPQGNYNLKGSILTGWSIRRYEAFHECPSFKTIKANEPKDSLQKKWGVHILFKQATDGSVILGDSHQYADAGNMEDLGYDLDMDIDDFMVQEAKKIIDLPTYQIQKRWYGMYSQCKNSDIYQKTIDNNIHIVTGIGGKGMTGSAGFSKKNIATIFNAQKINL comes from the coding sequence ATGGACAATAAGTATGATGCTGTCATTGTAGGTGGCGGTGTTTTGGGAACTTTTCATGCCTATAATGCAATGGAAATGGGCCTAAAAGTATGCTTGGTGGAAAAAGATGCCTACCCCAAAGGGGCTACCACCCAGAACTTTGGACAGGTTGTGCCTTCTGGCATGAATACCAAATGGCAAAAATTTGGCCGCGAAAGTCTTCGAATATATAAGGATATCCAATCGCAGTTCGATATCAGTATCCGTCAGAACGGTACAGTTTATTTAGCATCCAACGAAGAAGAAGAGCGTTTGCTGGTGGAGCTTAGGGCAATAAACAGTGGCAACGATTACGAATCCAAAATGCTAACCAAGGAACAGTGCTTGGAAAAATATCCAGGATTAAGGAAAGACTATGTTCTGTCCGGATTGTATTTTCCGCAAGAAGTAATCGTAGAGCCCAGGGTAATGATCCATAAACTTCAAAAATATTTGATGGAGCAAAAAGGGTTGGATATCAAGTTCGATTTTCCGGTGGTTTCCTGCGAATCCGATGGTAGTTGGGTTAGGGTCAAAAACACCAAAAATGAAGAAGTGCAAGCCAAAAAAGTGATAATCTGCAATGGGGCCGATTTTAAAAATCTTTATCCCGAAACGTTTGCATCCAGTGATCTAGAGGTTTCCAAATTGCAGATGATGCAGACCAAACCCCAAGGGAATTACAATCTAAAAGGATCTATATTAACAGGTTGGTCCATTCGAAGGTACGAGGCGTTTCACGAATGTCCTTCCTTCAAAACGATAAAGGCCAACGAGCCAAAGGACAGCCTTCAAAAGAAATGGGGGGTCCACATTTTGTTTAAACAAGCAACGGATGGTTCGGTAATTCTCGGGGATTCCCACCAATACGCCGATGCCGGTAATATGGAAGATCTGGGATACGATCTTGATATGGATATTGATGATTTTATGGTTCAGGAGGCCAAGAAAATTATTGACCTGCCCACCTATCAAATCCAAAAAAGATGGTACGGCATGTACTCACAATGTAAAAACAGTGATATTTATCAAAAAACAATAGACAACAATATTCATATTGTTACGGGAATCGGAGGTAAGGGAATGACAGGGAGTGCCGGATTTTCCAAAAAAAACATTGCAACAATTTTTAATGCACAGAAAATCAATTTATGA
- a CDS encoding sensor histidine kinase, whose amino-acid sequence MISRKELLFQIILHVLVLLFFSFSRNTGGIVWYRAVFLLFYSISTVSITYYLMPRFLYKKKYWQFFFGVTLVVVSVILIEELVLEPIMFPDTERGRNFPGIYISLFSVLPVICILSGFKFGWDALQKQAQIDELKNAIEESELQFLRNQINPHFLFNNLNNLYSYALQESPKTPEIILEMSGVLRYMLYESKEQMVPLNKELEQLGNFIKLYKLQIEDRGEVLFDVDKIEGEYRIAPLILIVFIENAFKHSQSGQSSDIKINISVKVNNATLEFVCSNNYVSGFSLDSVAKGIGLKNVRKRLELLYPKKHILQIEETENDYKVYLKLELEKV is encoded by the coding sequence TTGATTTCTAGAAAAGAACTTCTTTTTCAAATAATACTGCACGTTTTGGTGCTATTGTTTTTCTCCTTTAGCCGAAACACCGGGGGAATTGTCTGGTATCGGGCCGTATTCCTTTTGTTTTATAGTATTTCGACCGTGTCCATAACGTATTACCTAATGCCACGGTTTCTGTATAAAAAAAAGTATTGGCAGTTCTTCTTTGGGGTGACCTTGGTAGTGGTATCCGTAATTTTAATCGAAGAATTGGTGTTGGAGCCTATAATGTTTCCCGATACCGAACGTGGAAGAAACTTTCCTGGAATATATATATCATTGTTCAGTGTACTGCCCGTAATCTGTATTCTGTCCGGATTTAAATTCGGATGGGATGCCTTGCAGAAACAAGCGCAGATAGATGAATTGAAAAACGCTATAGAAGAAAGTGAACTTCAATTTCTCAGAAACCAGATAAACCCGCACTTTTTGTTCAACAATTTGAACAATTTATACTCCTATGCCCTGCAAGAATCGCCCAAAACCCCTGAGATTATTTTGGAGATGAGCGGTGTTCTGCGTTATATGCTGTACGAGTCCAAAGAGCAGATGGTCCCGCTCAATAAAGAGCTGGAGCAACTGGGGAACTTTATCAAGTTGTACAAATTACAGATAGAGGACAGGGGCGAGGTACTTTTTGATGTTGATAAAATAGAGGGCGAATACAGGATCGCGCCATTAATTTTGATCGTGTTTATCGAAAACGCCTTTAAACATAGCCAGTCGGGTCAATCTTCGGATATCAAGATCAATATTTCCGTTAAGGTAAATAATGCCACCTTGGAATTCGTATGCAGCAATAACTACGTCTCTGGCTTTAGTTTGGATAGTGTGGCCAAGGGTATCGGGTTAAAAAATGTAAGGAAAAGATTAGAGCTGCTTTATCCAAAAAAACATATTTTGCAGATAGAGGAAACAGAGAACGATTACAAGGTATATCTAAAATTGGAACTGGAAAAAGTCTAA
- a CDS encoding solute:sodium symporter family transporter has product MALISFLGFTLMVGIISWWSVRKTDETSSDGYFLGGRSLTAGVIAGSLLLTNLSTEQIVGLNGSAYKDGLSVMAWETLAALAIVVTALFLLPRYLKGGLTTVPQFLAKRFDVTTKTITSGLFLTGYVVVLLPVILYSGSVAISGMFDVPTLLGVSDSTALVVCIWGIGIIGSIYAVFGGLKAVAVSDSINAVGLIVGGILIPVFGLMAIGDGSVLGGLQTLMDANPERFDSTGNPGQEVPFSTIFTGMMLVQLFYWGTNQQIIQRGLGAKNLAEGQKGLLLAAFLKILGPIILVLPGMIAYYYFEGGLASSDLAYPELVRAVLPKPLMGFFAAVLFGAILSSFNSVLNSSVTLFGIDIYKQHINKNASEITVVKYGKVFGVCLALAAMFIAPMIANAGSLFNYLQEINGIYSIPIFTIIVVGYLTKRVPAIAAKIGILSGSILYIISQFIVGPRMVANALAEAKANGITDPVELNLVEAGAYPHYLHVMAILFVSNIVIMLIIGKFYPRKEPFQLEYTKQVSIEPWKYVKPASAFICFIVIAIYVYFAK; this is encoded by the coding sequence ATGGCACTTATTTCCTTTTTGGGATTTACTCTAATGGTAGGTATAATATCCTGGTGGTCCGTTAGAAAAACGGACGAAACCTCATCGGACGGTTATTTTTTGGGCGGAAGAAGCCTAACCGCCGGCGTAATAGCTGGGTCACTATTGCTCACCAACCTCTCCACAGAACAAATTGTTGGCCTAAACGGCAGTGCATATAAGGACGGATTATCGGTCATGGCCTGGGAAACCCTGGCAGCGCTTGCCATAGTGGTCACCGCATTGTTTTTGCTCCCGCGCTATTTAAAGGGAGGACTTACAACGGTCCCTCAGTTTTTGGCCAAACGGTTCGATGTTACCACAAAAACGATTACATCGGGACTTTTCTTAACGGGCTATGTTGTTGTGCTGTTGCCGGTAATTTTATATTCTGGTTCGGTTGCCATAAGTGGTATGTTCGATGTTCCGACCTTACTAGGGGTATCGGATTCCACCGCTTTGGTCGTTTGTATTTGGGGTATCGGTATCATTGGTTCCATTTATGCGGTTTTTGGAGGATTAAAGGCTGTTGCCGTTTCGGACAGTATCAATGCGGTTGGACTTATTGTAGGTGGTATTTTGATACCCGTTTTTGGATTGATGGCCATTGGGGACGGAAGTGTTCTTGGCGGCTTGCAAACATTAATGGATGCCAACCCAGAGCGCTTTGATTCCACTGGGAATCCTGGACAAGAGGTGCCCTTTTCCACCATTTTTACAGGAATGATGCTGGTTCAGCTTTTCTATTGGGGCACCAATCAACAAATCATCCAAAGGGGATTGGGCGCAAAAAACCTTGCGGAAGGCCAAAAAGGCCTATTATTGGCCGCATTTTTAAAGATTTTAGGGCCAATAATCTTGGTGTTGCCCGGGATGATCGCCTACTATTATTTCGAGGGAGGACTTGCCAGTAGCGACTTGGCATATCCCGAACTGGTACGCGCCGTGCTTCCTAAACCATTAATGGGCTTCTTTGCCGCTGTACTTTTTGGTGCTATTTTAAGTTCGTTCAATAGTGTGCTCAATAGTTCGGTGACCTTGTTCGGGATAGACATTTATAAACAGCACATCAACAAAAATGCCTCGGAAATAACCGTGGTAAAATACGGTAAGGTGTTCGGCGTATGCTTGGCACTTGCAGCCATGTTCATTGCCCCAATGATTGCCAACGCTGGTAGCTTGTTCAACTATTTACAAGAGATCAACGGTATTTACAGCATCCCTATTTTCACTATCATCGTTGTGGGATATCTCACCAAAAGGGTACCTGCCATTGCAGCCAAAATAGGCATCCTTTCAGGATCCATTCTTTACATCATCAGTCAGTTTATTGTGGGGCCCAGAATGGTGGCCAACGCACTTGCCGAAGCGAAGGCAAATGGCATTACAGACCCTGTGGAACTAAATCTGGTAGAAGCCGGTGCCTATCCACACTATCTTCACGTAATGGCGATATTGTTTGTTTCCAATATTGTAATTATGTTGATCATCGGGAAGTTTTATCCAAGAAAAGAACCCTTCCAATTGGAGTACACCAAACAGGTTTCCATTGAGCCCTGGAAGTATGTAAAACCGGCCAGTGCATTTATCTGCTTTATCGTTATTGCCATTTATGTGTACTTTGCGAAATAG
- a CDS encoding LytR/AlgR family response regulator transcription factor, which produces MRCIIVEDQPPAQRILKKYIQDVPNLELVDMFSDGLSAMEFLNRESVDIMFLDIHLPKINGLDFLKSIPDPPQVILTTAFSEYALEGYDLNVVDYLLKPFSFQRFLQAVNKANAKLDVQRSGSVNEPLTEIYVKSSHEHIKVLVDDIYTITSDSDYTEIQLEDKKILSNEPLRHWVSVLGGDQFYQIHKSHIINTKKIDRISGNLVILTNGAKVPLGRAYKDTFLKSILK; this is translated from the coding sequence ATGAGGTGTATTATAGTTGAGGATCAACCACCGGCGCAGCGAATCTTAAAAAAATATATACAAGATGTTCCCAACTTGGAACTTGTTGATATGTTTTCGGACGGTCTGAGCGCCATGGAATTCCTGAACCGGGAGTCCGTGGATATTATGTTCTTGGACATACACTTGCCAAAAATCAATGGTTTGGACTTTTTAAAGAGTATTCCGGACCCTCCTCAAGTTATTTTGACCACTGCTTTCTCCGAATACGCCTTGGAAGGCTATGATCTAAATGTAGTGGACTATTTGTTGAAGCCATTTTCGTTTCAGCGCTTTTTACAGGCCGTGAACAAGGCAAATGCCAAGTTGGATGTGCAGAGATCCGGCAGCGTCAATGAACCACTGACCGAGATTTACGTAAAATCCAGTCACGAGCATATTAAAGTGCTGGTGGATGATATTTACACGATTACCTCGGATTCCGATTATACCGAAATCCAATTGGAGGACAAAAAAATCTTGTCCAACGAACCACTTAGACATTGGGTAAGTGTTTTGGGAGGCGATCAATTCTATCAAATCCACAAATCACATATCATAAACACCAAAAAAATCGATAGGATTTCAGGAAATCTGGTGATCCTGACCAATGGGGCCAAAGTACCCTTGGGCAGGGCATATAAGGATACTTTTTTAAAGAGCATATTAAAGTAA
- a CDS encoding helix-turn-helix domain-containing protein yields the protein MEDYLVGIGKRIKQIRKDNKKTINDVAGSAGVTAGLISRIENGRTIPSLPVFLKIVEALGTEMTVFFDGIPNVNGQNFLVTRKDEQSVIDKEDEAIGFSYNYIFSKQLNSVGFESVLLEVQPNSKREKVVTDAFEFKYILTGECYYEIGDQEVLLKEGDSIFFDGRVPHVPVNKGNVPSKMLVVYFFI from the coding sequence ATGGAAGATTATTTGGTGGGCATTGGAAAGAGGATCAAACAAATTCGCAAAGACAATAAAAAAACCATAAACGATGTTGCTGGAAGTGCCGGGGTAACTGCCGGCTTAATTTCCAGGATAGAAAATGGCCGTACCATTCCATCGTTGCCCGTATTTTTGAAAATTGTGGAAGCATTGGGCACCGAAATGACCGTTTTTTTTGATGGTATCCCCAATGTAAATGGACAGAATTTTTTAGTGACCCGCAAAGATGAACAGTCCGTGATCGATAAGGAAGACGAAGCTATCGGCTTTTCTTACAATTACATCTTTAGCAAGCAATTGAACTCTGTCGGCTTTGAAAGTGTGCTCTTGGAGGTACAGCCCAACTCTAAAAGGGAAAAAGTGGTGACCGATGCTTTTGAGTTCAAATATATTTTAACCGGTGAGTGCTATTACGAAATAGGCGACCAAGAAGTGCTGTTAAAAGAAGGGGACTCTATTTTTTTTGATGGCAGAGTCCCCCATGTACCTGTAAACAAAGGGAATGTTCCTTCTAAAATGTTGGTTGTATATTTTTTTATCTGA
- a CDS encoding phosphonatase-like hydrolase, with protein sequence MKKIELAVFDMAGTTVNEDNVVYKTVRAALAKHGVDVTLETVLECGAGKEKFKAISDILEESQNKSVDAKAVFQDFKGMLEDAYTNLNVCTYDGVEELFKTLKKQEVKIVLNTGYDRKTAETLLNKLGWIPGEQVDALITADDVVNGRPSSEMIDKAMELFGVTDPQKVLKAGDSAIDIEEGKNANCGWTVGVLTGAQNREQLETARPTLILESLSSLAEELFS encoded by the coding sequence ATGAAAAAAATAGAACTGGCCGTTTTTGATATGGCGGGAACAACAGTGAACGAAGATAATGTGGTGTACAAAACCGTAAGGGCCGCTCTGGCGAAGCATGGCGTGGATGTTACTTTGGAAACTGTACTCGAATGCGGCGCCGGAAAGGAAAAGTTTAAGGCCATTTCCGATATTTTAGAGGAAAGCCAGAACAAAAGTGTGGATGCCAAAGCAGTGTTTCAGGATTTTAAGGGAATGTTGGAAGATGCTTATACCAATTTAAACGTTTGCACTTATGATGGCGTTGAAGAACTATTTAAAACCTTAAAGAAACAGGAAGTAAAAATAGTGTTGAATACTGGTTATGATCGTAAAACAGCGGAAACCCTTTTAAATAAATTGGGATGGATTCCCGGTGAACAGGTGGATGCTTTGATCACGGCGGACGATGTGGTCAATGGAAGACCGTCGTCCGAAATGATAGATAAGGCCATGGAATTATTTGGTGTTACCGATCCGCAAAAGGTATTAAAGGCCGGCGACTCCGCTATCGATATTGAAGAGGGTAAAAATGCCAATTGCGGCTGGACGGTAGGTGTCCTTACCGGGGCACAGAACCGTGAGCAATTGGAAACAGCACGGCCAACCCTTATCTTGGAATCCTTGTCCAGCTTGGCGGAGGAATTGTTTTCTTGA
- a CDS encoding DUF5690 family protein, whose amino-acid sequence MYAFRKPFSVATFDGVAFWGVDYKILLVIAQVLGYALSKFVGIKVISELKPDQRLLYLMSLIGIAEISLLLFAWVPAPYNILFMFLNGLPLGMIWGIVFSYIEGRKFTDILGVVLSASFIVSSGVVKSVGLFVMNSWGVSEFWMPSVTGALFFVPLLICSLLLQRVPPPTAQDISSRTERIPMTAADRRDLVKKYFFPLVLVVLFYTFLTAFRDFRDNFARELWDSIGYQGDISVFSTSEIIIAIIVLLIIGSIFYIKNNFKALLTYHALLIMGTLVLAVGTLLFQTGVLDPFIWMVCTGFGLYICYVPFNCLFFDRFIATYHVKGNSGFLIYIADSFGYVGSVLVLLYKNFGQANLSWLNFFIYGTYAVAFIGIGCTLVLYFHFTALSKAEQLNKQFDYGQ is encoded by the coding sequence ATGTACGCTTTTAGGAAACCATTTTCTGTAGCAACTTTTGATGGAGTGGCTTTCTGGGGAGTGGATTACAAGATATTATTGGTGATTGCGCAGGTGTTGGGGTACGCACTATCCAAATTTGTCGGTATAAAAGTGATATCGGAACTAAAACCCGACCAAAGGTTACTTTACTTAATGTCGCTTATAGGTATTGCAGAAATATCCCTGTTGCTTTTTGCCTGGGTCCCTGCACCGTACAATATATTGTTTATGTTCTTGAACGGTTTGCCCTTGGGAATGATCTGGGGCATTGTGTTTTCCTATATAGAAGGAAGAAAGTTTACCGATATTCTGGGAGTGGTCCTATCTGCAAGTTTTATTGTCTCCAGTGGCGTTGTAAAATCAGTAGGCCTCTTTGTTATGAATTCATGGGGTGTGAGCGAATTTTGGATGCCCTCCGTGACCGGGGCATTGTTTTTTGTTCCCCTTTTGATTTGCTCCCTTCTTTTACAACGGGTTCCACCACCAACAGCCCAAGATATTTCCAGCAGGACCGAACGTATCCCAATGACTGCGGCAGACCGGAGGGACTTGGTCAAAAAGTATTTTTTTCCATTGGTGCTCGTTGTGCTCTTCTATACATTTTTAACCGCATTTAGGGATTTTAGGGACAATTTTGCTCGAGAACTTTGGGATAGCATCGGGTATCAGGGCGATATTTCCGTTTTTTCGACATCGGAAATCATAATTGCAATTATAGTCTTATTGATCATAGGTTCCATTTTTTATATAAAGAACAATTTTAAGGCGCTACTTACCTATCATGCCCTACTAATAATGGGCACCTTGGTGTTGGCCGTAGGTACACTTTTGTTTCAAACAGGAGTACTGGACCCATTTATTTGGATGGTTTGCACCGGCTTTGGGCTATATATCTGCTACGTACCCTTCAATTGTCTTTTTTTCGACCGCTTCATAGCCACCTATCATGTAAAAGGGAATTCGGGTTTTCTTATATACATCGCCGATTCTTTTGGCTACGTGGGCAGTGTACTTGTTTTGCTCTATAAAAACTTTGGACAGGCCAATTTATCTTGGCTCAACTTTTTTATATATGGAACCTATGCCGTAGCATTTATAGGTATTGGCTGTACACTGGTGCTGTATTTTCATTTTACTGCGCTGAGCAAGGCGGAACAACTCAATAAACAATTCGATTATGGACAATAA
- a CDS encoding C40 family peptidase — MGLKLEILYTGPKTYAEEKERQILLGTNFDTGAVFANNGTAEIVSGNNFPKTVEGPSETMSGEKATYTITDFVGKNNGDINEKRLPMDKCLMKWALYIDGVPVKDKNVEYLSICNKDRAKEASEDFMAITDIEERTKAIMEHAILYATIESAEADTAPLNTTKLTVEFSKWLDGHKVHIEAYRSGPDMEPSKDYVVTTNISAQPEIVKGYWANHRREEITNKTVGYKDTVYMCLETLGMKGKTVTTELWEEGITFMGSTSGNDETICMNENIAWKLEERRSYKKLELPDQDTEEYKKQREGIWETDPLELYFKVPSEKDIDGYKTKFGQLLYLTTDERISDAYFAKQVKQKAIHDGTVKEEEKPRLHIVQPNETLSRIAPKYGIHWQKDLAKANDMKAPWTVTIGQRLKLPDNAVIPKDKNAPKEEPRPKPKEETVYERTDSASLGSEVHLVVETANLHGKKVNIEVFDNEKLLAKDTATPIKLLKDDKEVTKLENITINDTGKAIAKVKLRPKKDEDYKTLKDKFKVKNTYKNNNTGNEEELHADDQAIKDCPDDYTLIKEGEEKVAKLFLKITCKGDDKDHEEEFLGGKELVISIRKIAPWMEIAWGELGINERDKVNGGFEKVKEYYKDGAGQSSLHPINDAWCSSFANWVIIKTNEKLGGNFSYIPLNATKNNPAGAINWYNKSRYPGGSRLTPTEKPPYGALLVMKKKSGWEGHVAFVVDYEESGSEKTFHILGGNQSHKVCVQKYVFKKSGNDYLYKSKYKLLGFVLPKEYDFNKTEEQYYEYNKDYKSEAAGSTR; from the coding sequence ATGGGATTAAAACTTGAAATACTGTACACCGGTCCAAAAACTTACGCCGAAGAAAAAGAAAGACAAATACTACTGGGCACTAATTTTGATACCGGGGCTGTATTTGCCAATAACGGTACCGCCGAAATTGTATCGGGAAACAACTTTCCAAAAACAGTTGAGGGTCCCTCCGAAACCATGTCAGGTGAAAAAGCCACCTATACCATTACCGACTTTGTGGGAAAAAATAATGGTGACATCAACGAAAAACGCCTGCCCATGGATAAATGTCTTATGAAGTGGGCCCTTTATATTGATGGAGTTCCCGTTAAGGATAAAAATGTGGAATACCTAAGTATATGCAATAAGGACAGGGCCAAAGAGGCCAGCGAAGACTTTATGGCTATCACCGATATCGAGGAGCGCACCAAGGCCATAATGGAGCATGCCATATTATACGCAACCATAGAAAGTGCGGAAGCGGACACTGCCCCCCTCAATACCACCAAGCTAACGGTAGAGTTCTCCAAGTGGCTGGACGGCCATAAGGTACATATTGAAGCTTACCGCAGTGGCCCTGACATGGAGCCATCCAAAGATTATGTGGTAACCACCAACATCTCTGCCCAACCTGAAATAGTAAAAGGCTATTGGGCAAACCATAGGCGAGAAGAGATAACCAACAAAACCGTTGGCTATAAAGACACGGTTTACATGTGCCTGGAAACCCTGGGCATGAAAGGCAAGACCGTGACCACCGAACTATGGGAAGAAGGCATCACCTTTATGGGCAGTACCAGTGGAAACGACGAAACCATTTGCATGAACGAGAACATAGCATGGAAGCTGGAAGAACGCCGGAGCTACAAAAAACTGGAACTCCCCGACCAAGACACCGAGGAATACAAAAAACAACGCGAGGGCATTTGGGAGACCGATCCCTTGGAACTCTACTTTAAAGTTCCCAGTGAAAAAGATATTGATGGCTATAAAACCAAGTTCGGCCAATTACTGTATTTAACGACCGACGAGCGCATAAGCGATGCCTACTTTGCCAAGCAGGTAAAGCAGAAAGCCATACACGATGGCACGGTAAAAGAGGAAGAAAAACCAAGGCTACATATTGTACAACCTAACGAAACCCTATCTCGCATAGCCCCAAAATACGGCATACATTGGCAAAAAGACCTGGCCAAGGCAAATGACATGAAAGCCCCTTGGACAGTAACCATAGGCCAAAGATTAAAACTGCCCGACAATGCCGTAATACCAAAGGACAAAAACGCACCAAAGGAAGAACCGCGACCCAAACCAAAAGAAGAAACGGTATATGAGCGTACGGACAGTGCCAGTTTGGGCAGCGAAGTGCACTTGGTGGTGGAGACCGCCAACCTGCACGGAAAAAAAGTAAACATTGAGGTGTTCGACAATGAAAAATTACTGGCCAAGGATACCGCAACCCCAATAAAGTTACTAAAAGATGATAAAGAAGTAACCAAACTGGAAAACATAACCATAAACGATACGGGCAAAGCCATTGCAAAAGTGAAACTGCGCCCTAAAAAGGATGAGGATTATAAAACTTTAAAAGATAAGTTTAAAGTAAAAAACACCTATAAAAATAACAATACAGGAAATGAAGAAGAATTACATGCAGATGACCAAGCCATAAAAGATTGCCCAGATGATTACACATTAATAAAAGAAGGTGAAGAAAAAGTAGCTAAGCTATTTTTAAAAATTACCTGTAAAGGCGATGATAAAGACCATGAAGAAGAGTTCTTAGGTGGCAAAGAATTAGTAATTTCTATAAGAAAAATAGCTCCTTGGATGGAAATCGCTTGGGGAGAATTAGGTATAAATGAAAGAGATAAGGTTAATGGGGGATTTGAAAAAGTAAAAGAATATTATAAAGATGGGGCTGGACAATCTTCACTTCATCCTATTAATGATGCATGGTGTTCTAGTTTTGCTAACTGGGTTATCATTAAAACAAATGAAAAACTAGGAGGAAACTTTTCCTATATTCCATTGAATGCGACAAAAAACAATCCTGCTGGAGCAATAAATTGGTATAACAAGTCTAGATACCCTGGAGGGAGTAGGCTTACTCCTACAGAAAAGCCTCCGTATGGAGCTTTATTGGTAATGAAAAAGAAATCGGGATGGGAAGGGCATGTAGCTTTTGTTGTTGATTATGAGGAGTCTGGAAGTGAAAAAACTTTTCATATTTTAGGAGGGAATCAATCTCATAAAGTATGTGTACAAAAATATGTTTTTAAAAAATCAGGAAATGATTATTTATATAAAAGCAAGTATAAACTGTTAGGGTTTGTTCTACCAAAGGAATATGATTTTAACAAAACAGAAGAGCAATATTATGAATATAATAAAGATTATAAATCTGAAGCAGCTGGGTCAACTCGCTAG